The proteins below are encoded in one region of Aspergillus nidulans FGSC A4 chromosome III:
- a CDS encoding uncharacterized protein (transcript_id=CADANIAT00005304): MSPGQLYTKLCLAAGHKAALESCNGVSSIASQRSLRDCLQFRTNAVRILNDLLQDPVTAVAESTVLLVGSIVTIETINAEFAALQTHMKGLATLAELAGGLDALEHMTVSSIYQYNTPLMFIPFAANAPSAVTVYAALQNEPPIIPMSAKFRSEILQEPAIFYRRPDAYAIGFVIPPYIATLGSRFASSRWYTEVSPSLKYFLPIFTRLIQHFELGKAYPELVNDLNPPLRYSLLVYLYVRVSHVQSLPIVRHMVETFKHILAPRIPYLLVIAPDLLFWMLVIGGLGSKGYNTHSWFVDHTAYVAQHVGLSDRHQARRLLGEFFYTDQPEDTW; this comes from the exons ATGTCCCCAGGGCAACTCTACACCAAACTCTGTCTCGCGGCTGGACACAAGGCGGCTCTTGAATCTTGTAATGGTGTTTCATCCATAGCAAGCCAAAGATCACTCAGAGATTGCTTACAATTTCGAACGAACGCCGTCAGAATCTTGAAcgatcttctgcaggatcCCGTGACTGCGGTGGCAGAGTCTACAGTGTTACTTGTTGGCTCAATCGTGACAATCGAG ACCATCAATGCCGAATTTGCGGCTCTGCAGACACATATGAAAGGCCTGGCAACGCTTGCAGAACTAGCTGGCGGTCTTGATGCATTGGAGCACATGACAGTTTCCAGCATATACCAGTACAACACCCCTTTAATGTTTATCCCATTCGCGGCTAATGCTCCCAGTGCTGTTACGGTGTATGCAGCTCTGCAGAATGAACCACCAATCATCCCAATGTCAGCTAAGTTTCGCAGCGAGATACTTCAGGAGCCCGCCATTTTTTATCGAAGGCCTGATGCTTACGCAATTGGCTTCGTAATCCCGCCCTATATTGCTACTCTTGGTTCTCGCTTTGCTAGCTCCCGCTGGTACACAGAGGTGTCTCCATCTCTAAAGTACTTTCTCCCGATCTTCACAAGGCTCATCCAACATTTTGAGCTCGGCAAAGCATATCCTGAACTC GTGAACGATCTTAACCCGCCTCTCCGTTACTCCCTTCTCGTCTACTTATACGTCCGTGTCTCCCATGTCCAATCTCTTCCCATCGTGCGCCACATGGTGGAAACCTTCAAGCATATCCTTGCACCCCGAATTCCTTATCTCCTGGTGATCGCTCCTGACTTGCTATTCTGGATGCTTGTTATTGGAGGGCTAGGATCTAAGGGCTACAACACTCACTCATGGTTTGTTGATCACACTGCGTATGTGGCACAGCATGTTGGCCTTAGCGACAGGCATCAGGCACGACGCCTGCTCGGGGAGTTCTTTTACACTGATCAGCCTGAGGATACATGGTAG
- a CDS encoding ribonuclease H family protein (transcript_id=CADANIAT00005305), with protein MSLPAVPEAYIPRDPSTLSIPQATGGEAEPLICELSSPQKRQSKSKPQQQELSPALSGPRHLRGLTSRHTYSQSNALGEKDDSDILWFHTGTAMDMVERVRRGEDIGNGHLGNGWRPWSWSPLEKIQDFTEREIGKDSLRNLEQILPFSVAPHWVSPDIIIDGDAETAIETHRNILNRAPRPIALYTDGSGINGRVGAAAICPKYLISRSSYMGQQSESTVYVAELQGILLALVIILQRQMQHAVIFTDNQATLQALRNPGSQSGQYILEAIIMALNKGRKAGLNVHFRWIPAHRGVEGNEQADRRAKEATGWRRIRGHRGRMTIRSAVKRRAHEVVNARWENDWKSCHHGRELYELTPTPTRKVLRVHQDLHRALSTIIVQMRTGKIGLRHYLYQRGVPDVPNSDCQCGRATQSVRHILLACPTFSGLREEIFGGRSGGPEGEGSVKKIFNTPKLAIQAAKFMLRTGLLGQFGAVRRAEIDEAEH; from the exons ATGTCCCTCCCCGCCGTCCCCGAAGCCTACATCCCCCGAGACCCAAGCACCCTCTCCATCCCGCAAGCGACTGGCGGAGAAGCGGAACCCTTGATCTGCGAGCTGTCCAGCCCACAGAAACGGCAAT CCAAATCCAAACCACAGCAGCAAGAGTTATCACCGGCGCTTTCCGGGCCACGGCATCTGCGGGGCTTAACATCGCGGCACACTTACTCCCAGAGCAACGCTcttggagagaaagatgatAGCGACATCCTCTGGTTTCATACTGGCACAGCCATGGACATGGTGGAAAGggtgaggagaggagaagatatcGGAAACGGACACCTAGGCAACGGGTGGCGGccatggagctggagccCTTTGGAGAAGATCCAAGACTTCACAGAAAGGGAGATCGGGAAAGACAGCCTCAGGAACCTCGAGCAAATTTTGCCATTCTCTGTCGCGCCGCACTGGGTCTCCCCAGACATAATAATCGACGGGGACGCAGAGACCGCGATAGAGACACACCGAAACATACTGAACCGCGCACCACGCCCTATAGCACTGTACACTGATGGCAGTGGAATCAACGGTAGAGTGGGAGCAGCCGCAATATGCCCGAAATATCTGATATCGCGCTCGTCGTATATGGGGCAACAATCGGAGTCAACGGTATACGTCGCGGAACTACAGGGGATCCTGCTAGCCCTGGTGATTATTCTCCAGCGCCAAATGCAACACGCAGTCATCTTCACAGATAACCAGGCTACGCTCCAAGCACTACGAAACCCGGGCAGTCAGTCAGGACAGTATATCCTGGAAGCCATTATAATGGCGCTAAACAAAGGGCGGAAGGCGGGATTAAATGTTCACTTTCGTTGGATTCCCGCACACAGAGGTGTCGAGGGAAACGAACAGGCAGACCGGAGAGCAAAGGAGGCAACAGGATGGCGACGGATCCGGGGCCACCGAGGCAGAATG ACCATTAGGTCGGCcgtgaagagaagggcccATGAAGTTGTGAATGCCCGATGGGAAAATGATTGGAAATCatgccatcatggccggGAGCTATACGAATTAACGCCAACACCAACAAGGAAGGTCCTCAGGGTGCATCAGGACCTACACAGAGCGCTGAGCACGATAATTGTCCAAATGCGCACCGGCAAGATTGGACTCCGCCACTATCTCTATCAGAGAGGAGTACCGGATGTACCAAACAGCGATTGCCAATGCGGAAGAGCGACACAATCGGTCCGCCACATCCTTCTCGCATGCCCTACCTTCAGCGGCCTACGGGAGGAAATCTTCGGTGGACGAAGTGGGGGACCAGAAGGGGAGGGAAGCGTTAAGAAAATCTTCAACACGCCTAAGCTTGCGATCCAAGCAGCCAAATTCATGCTACGCACAGGGCTCCTTGGGCAATTTGGAGCTGTACGCAGGGCGGAAATAGACGAGGCAGAGCACTGA